The following are from one region of the Hymenobacter radiodurans genome:
- a CDS encoding acyltransferase family protein: MAEQSQERIITANSYFPALTGVRAVGAYMVFVYHIVNSDPVSFLSGKSLGIEWLTRLSLEAHIGVTIFFVLSGFLITARYANGLSFTKSWFRRYIQNRFARIYPIYFILTVFTFFIMTHKYSNNWYEWGASFTPLDKVVTIILNATITRAYFSNFVFIGIPTAWTLTVEETFYLSAPFLLLGVRQNAKALYLYPLILLTTGLFLVSFCSRYLPYYGLMAGIDFMLGATFFGRCIEFLMGMGLALWMNKRVEDKDKHSFTHATVYGVTGIITGALLLALIQYFIEKDTPANSYMVFIVNTVLLPIPIVLLFWGLIRERTWLQSILQSRLLILLGKSSYIFYLIHLGAIDFVFTHYVSDHWLARLVAYTLLSITLYHLIEKPMQKLLRAKPLEIKKQTSTAVV, translated from the coding sequence ATGGCTGAGCAATCACAAGAGCGCATAATTACAGCAAATTCCTATTTTCCTGCTCTAACAGGGGTCCGTGCAGTTGGCGCCTATATGGTATTCGTTTATCACATAGTGAATAGCGATCCAGTAAGCTTTCTCTCAGGGAAATCGTTAGGAATAGAATGGCTTACCCGGCTTAGTTTAGAAGCCCACATAGGAGTTACTATTTTTTTTGTTCTCAGTGGTTTTCTGATTACAGCCCGGTACGCAAATGGGCTTAGTTTTACTAAATCCTGGTTTAGGCGCTATATACAAAACCGCTTCGCTCGCATTTACCCTATTTACTTTATATTAACGGTATTTACTTTTTTTATAATGACTCATAAGTATAGCAATAATTGGTATGAGTGGGGAGCTTCGTTTACACCTTTAGATAAAGTAGTAACTATTATCCTCAATGCCACCATTACTCGCGCTTACTTCTCTAATTTTGTATTTATAGGTATACCAACTGCATGGACTTTAACCGTAGAGGAAACATTTTATCTGAGCGCGCCATTTTTACTTTTGGGTGTACGGCAGAATGCTAAAGCACTTTACTTATATCCATTAATTCTACTAACCACTGGATTGTTTTTAGTATCTTTTTGTTCTCGCTATTTACCGTACTACGGTCTAATGGCGGGCATTGACTTTATGCTGGGAGCAACCTTTTTTGGGCGTTGTATTGAATTTTTGATGGGTATGGGCCTTGCGCTGTGGATGAATAAACGAGTAGAGGATAAAGACAAACATTCCTTCACACATGCAACTGTGTATGGTGTAACTGGTATTATCACTGGAGCATTGCTGTTAGCGCTAATTCAGTACTTTATCGAAAAGGACACTCCAGCTAATTCATATATGGTATTTATTGTTAATACTGTTCTATTACCAATTCCGATCGTTTTATTATTCTGGGGACTCATCCGGGAGCGCACTTGGTTACAATCGATTTTACAATCACGGCTGCTTATCCTATTAGGGAAAAGCTCCTATATATTTTATTTAATCCATTTGGGAGCAATAGACTTTGTATTCACTCATTATGTGAGCGATCATTGGTTGGCACGTTTGGTAGCGTATACTTTACTTTCAATTACACTATACCACTTAATCGAGAAGCCAATGCAAAAACTTTTGCGAGCCAAGCCTCTGGAAATTAAGAAGCAAACTTCCACTGCAGTAGTTTGA
- a CDS encoding VWA domain-containing protein, which produces MALLGPAYGVTQQPVRTAGKDVWLLVDLSRSMDATDVIPSRLQKAKLELSQLINRFQADRIGLLVFAADAFVQCPLTYDQSALRLFISTLQTNLVPVGSTDFVPPLELILARMEATSRPAGSVARATAVVVISDGEDFGENIEPTLRLLARSGVRLFTVGVGTLEGARIPRLSGGGFIRDNKGREAVTRLMPTTLRRLSQQTGGQYFELTDQRNEFPQLVNALNRLEGQAEQVRTVAVADNRYRLPLLLALVLLTLDIIFTVRVIRP; this is translated from the coding sequence ATGGCTTTGCTTGGCCCGGCTTACGGCGTTACACAACAGCCCGTACGTACAGCAGGCAAAGATGTATGGCTGCTCGTGGATCTGTCGCGCTCCATGGATGCAACTGATGTAATACCGTCTCGCCTGCAAAAAGCAAAATTGGAGCTTTCGCAACTGATTAACCGCTTTCAGGCTGATCGAATTGGGTTGCTGGTTTTTGCGGCTGATGCCTTTGTGCAATGTCCGCTGACCTATGACCAAAGTGCGCTCCGCTTATTTATTTCAACGCTGCAAACCAACTTAGTACCCGTGGGCAGTACTGACTTTGTGCCACCGCTAGAATTAATTCTTGCCCGTATGGAAGCAACCAGCCGGCCGGCTGGTTCGGTGGCGCGCGCAACTGCGGTAGTTGTTATAAGTGATGGCGAAGACTTTGGGGAGAACATCGAGCCTACTCTCCGCCTGTTGGCTCGCTCGGGGGTACGCCTGTTTACGGTGGGCGTTGGCACCTTGGAAGGTGCCCGCATTCCACGCCTCAGTGGTGGTGGCTTCATCCGCGATAACAAAGGCCGTGAAGCCGTTACGCGGCTAATGCCTACTACACTACGGCGCCTCTCCCAGCAAACTGGGGGGCAATATTTTGAACTGACTGATCAGCGCAATGAATTTCCCCAGTTAGTTAATGCTCTGAATAGGCTTGAGGGCCAAGCTGAGCAGGTGCGTACCGTGGCCGTGGCCGACAACCGCTACCGGCTGCCGCTACTATTAGCATTAGTACTGCTGACGCTGGATATCATCTTTACTGTTCGCGTAATACGGCCATGA
- the gyrB gene encoding DNA topoisomerase (ATP-hydrolyzing) subunit B — protein sequence MSETKEKRVPAEYSADSIQVLEGLEAVRKRPSMYIGDTGVKGLHHLVWEVVDNSIDEALAGHCDRIEVTINENNSVTVRDNGRGIPVDFHQKEGRSALEVVMTVLHAGGKFDKDSYKVSGGLHGVGVSCVNALSKDLKVTVRRNGHLYEQEYKIGVPQYPVKQIGDTEEHGTQVEFLPDDTIFSESVYKYETIATRLRELAYLNKGIRITLTDRRDNDVDGKFLYEEFYSEGGLSEFVGYLDAGRTVLMPKPIHVISEKGGTPVEVALQYNDSYQEHIFSYVNNINTIEGGTHVAGFRSALTRTLKAYADKSGMLEKAKVEIQGDDFREGLTAVISVKVQEPQFEGQTKTKLGNSDVSGAVNQAVGEILNQYLEENPKEARIIVEKVILAARARIAARKAREMVQRKTVLGSNSLPGKLADCSESNPEICELYLVEGDSAGGTAKQGRNRAFQAILPLRGKILNVEKAQEHRIYENEEIKNMITALGVSFGTPADVEAGIEADPKGLNITKLRYHKIIIMTDADIDGSHIRTLILTFFFRYMKPLVDNGYIYIALPPLYLVKRGKEERYCWTEQERQTAQDELGRGKPETVNVQRYKGLGEMNAEQLWTTTMQPDTRSLKRVDVESAAEADHLFSMLMGDEVAPRREFIEKNAKYAKLDV from the coding sequence ATGAGCGAAACGAAAGAGAAAAGAGTCCCCGCTGAGTACTCTGCGGATAGTATTCAAGTACTGGAAGGACTGGAAGCCGTACGCAAGCGGCCATCGATGTACATTGGTGATACTGGGGTTAAAGGCTTACACCATTTGGTGTGGGAAGTAGTCGATAACTCTATCGATGAAGCCCTGGCAGGCCACTGCGACCGAATAGAAGTTACCATCAACGAAAATAACTCAGTTACCGTCCGCGATAATGGTCGTGGCATCCCTGTCGACTTCCACCAAAAAGAAGGTCGGTCGGCTTTGGAGGTCGTGATGACCGTGCTTCACGCGGGGGGCAAATTTGACAAGGATTCCTATAAGGTTTCTGGCGGTTTGCACGGTGTAGGCGTGAGTTGCGTAAATGCACTGAGCAAAGACCTGAAAGTAACCGTGCGTCGCAACGGTCACCTCTACGAACAGGAGTATAAAATCGGGGTCCCGCAGTATCCGGTAAAGCAAATTGGCGATACCGAAGAACACGGTACGCAGGTAGAATTTCTGCCTGATGATACCATCTTCTCGGAGTCGGTATACAAGTACGAAACCATTGCTACTCGTCTGCGCGAACTGGCTTACCTAAATAAAGGCATTCGTATCACTCTCACTGACCGCCGCGACAACGACGTAGACGGCAAATTCCTTTACGAGGAGTTTTACTCAGAGGGTGGTCTGAGTGAGTTTGTTGGCTACCTTGATGCGGGTCGTACGGTGCTGATGCCGAAGCCTATTCACGTAATTAGTGAAAAAGGTGGCACGCCGGTAGAAGTAGCTTTGCAATACAATGACTCCTATCAGGAGCACATTTTTAGCTACGTCAACAACATTAACACCATCGAAGGTGGTACGCACGTTGCTGGCTTCCGCTCAGCCCTGACGCGTACACTGAAAGCTTACGCCGATAAGTCGGGTATGCTGGAAAAAGCGAAGGTGGAGATTCAAGGCGACGACTTCCGCGAAGGCCTGACCGCCGTTATTTCGGTAAAGGTGCAGGAGCCCCAGTTTGAAGGCCAGACCAAGACTAAGCTAGGTAACTCCGACGTAAGTGGCGCTGTAAACCAGGCCGTAGGCGAAATCCTGAACCAATACTTGGAGGAGAATCCCAAAGAGGCTCGCATCATCGTTGAGAAGGTGATTCTAGCGGCTCGCGCCCGTATTGCGGCTCGTAAGGCCCGTGAGATGGTGCAACGCAAGACGGTACTGGGCTCCAACTCTTTGCCGGGTAAGCTGGCCGACTGTTCCGAGTCGAACCCTGAAATCTGCGAGTTATATCTGGTCGAAGGCGACTCGGCTGGCGGTACCGCTAAGCAGGGACGCAACCGGGCTTTCCAAGCTATTCTGCCACTACGGGGTAAGATCCTGAACGTGGAGAAAGCGCAGGAGCACCGCATCTACGAAAACGAGGAAATCAAGAACATGATTACCGCGTTGGGTGTGTCGTTTGGCACGCCTGCCGATGTAGAGGCTGGCATTGAAGCGGATCCTAAAGGTCTGAACATCACGAAGCTGCGTTACCACAAAATCATCATCATGACCGATGCTGATATTGACGGTTCGCACATTCGGACCCTGATTCTGACGTTCTTCTTCCGCTACATGAAGCCACTGGTTGACAATGGCTACATCTATATTGCGCTGCCACCGCTGTATCTGGTGAAGCGTGGTAAGGAAGAGCGGTATTGCTGGACCGAACAGGAGCGCCAAACCGCTCAGGATGAGCTAGGCCGCGGTAAGCCCGAAACGGTGAACGTGCAGCGCTACAAAGGTCTGGGAGAAATGAACGCCGAGCAGCTCTGGACCACCACGATGCAGCCCGATACCCGTTCGTTGAAGCGTGTAGACGTAGAATCGGCTGCTGAAGCTGACCATTTGTTCTCTATGCTCATGGGCGACGAAGTAGCGCCGCGCCGTGAGTTCATCGAGAAAAACGCCAAGTACGCCAAGCTGGACGTATAG
- a CDS encoding T9SS type A sorting domain-containing protein yields the protein MAHDGGGFDLDGGCTNSVLQYNYSHDNDGPGYLIAQFPGASPLTDVTIRYNISVNDAQHNNQGSIQLWSSGDNGGIQRASIYNNTIFLSPPANGSRPKAVYVMSGGVSDITLQNNVLHTTGGLSIMSIDGAATNDVRFQGNCYWTDDAEVTMWWGGTRFTTLAAWRAAAGQEQIGAKACGIIANPELIQSGVNPVVAQRTFTTAKYAEVEYTLLPSSSLLGAGLNLRSEFGLATGSRDYFGNPTAPLGTTGNIGASENKNLVLSSQSGSTKALKSWFTAYPTQATEKVYISFAADIIQNKAVDAKLYDMQGRLCRTQNFGRQDTKDAAFSLIGLTAGRYLLRVESGTLSSSQSIIVAN from the coding sequence ATGGCACACGATGGTGGTGGGTTTGATTTGGATGGAGGCTGCACTAATTCAGTGCTGCAATACAATTATTCGCACGACAATGACGGTCCGGGTTACTTGATTGCCCAATTTCCTGGTGCTTCACCTCTTACGGACGTAACAATTCGCTACAACATCAGCGTTAATGATGCTCAGCACAATAATCAGGGCTCTATTCAGCTGTGGTCTTCAGGAGACAATGGTGGTATCCAACGCGCTTCCATATACAACAATACCATTTTTCTATCGCCGCCTGCTAATGGCTCTAGGCCCAAAGCTGTGTATGTAATGAGTGGGGGCGTCAGCGATATCACTTTGCAAAACAACGTTTTGCATACTACAGGTGGTTTATCTATTATGAGTATTGATGGAGCCGCAACAAATGATGTAAGATTTCAAGGGAACTGCTACTGGACAGATGATGCAGAAGTGACTATGTGGTGGGGTGGCACGCGCTTTACCACACTTGCTGCTTGGAGGGCCGCGGCAGGGCAGGAGCAAATAGGCGCAAAAGCCTGCGGCATTATCGCTAACCCAGAGCTTATACAGTCAGGCGTAAATCCAGTGGTCGCGCAACGCACCTTCACTACGGCTAAATACGCTGAGGTTGAATACACCTTACTTCCTTCGTCGAGCCTGCTCGGCGCGGGGCTGAACCTTCGTAGCGAGTTTGGCTTAGCTACAGGCTCACGCGACTATTTTGGCAACCCTACTGCTCCATTAGGAACTACAGGTAATATTGGCGCATCTGAAAATAAAAATCTGGTTTTGTCTTCTCAATCAGGCTCGACGAAGGCTTTGAAATCATGGTTCACAGCTTATCCTACACAAGCAACCGAGAAGGTATATATCTCATTCGCTGCCGACATTATTCAAAATAAGGCCGTTGATGCAAAGCTGTACGATATGCAGGGAAGACTGTGTCGTACTCAAAATTTTGGGCGTCAGGATACAAAAGATGCTGCCTTCTCATTGATTGGCTTGACCGCCGGACGCTATCTACTACGCGTAGAAAGCGGAACGCTTAGCTCGTCTCAATCTATAATCGTTGCTAACTAA